TTCTTGATTTCTTTGATCCAGAAATAGGACTGGCAGTAGAAATAGATGGCGGCTATCACGAAAATCAAAAAGAGCAAGATCAGCTGCGCACGGAAGAATTGAATGCACAAGGCATACAAGTCATTCGATTTAGTAACACTCAGGTTACAAAGAATCTTTTGGTTTGTATAAGAGAATTGCAAGATTCTATTGATAAAATTCAATCAAATACTAAGGATTCCCCCTTGGGGGCTAGGGGGCGACAGGAGCATTCACTCCATTAGATGTATTGGATTATATCTACGCGGTGTTGCACAGTCCGTCTTACCGCGAGAAGTACAAAGAATTTTTAAAGACAGATTTTCCACGCGTGCCGTGGCCGGCCTCGCTTGCCTCTGTGGCCTCACCCCAGCCGGAGCATTCCTCTCGCTCCAGCTCGTCGGATGCTGGGGAGAGGGAGCAAGTCCAGTCGGTGTTTTGGAAGTTGGTGGAGTTGGGTGGCGAGCTGCGTCAATTTCATTTGATGAAACACGAGGACAGCGATAAAGTCAGCGTGACTTATCCAGCTGCAGGCGATAACGTGATCCGCAATAAAATGACGAAGACGAGCCCGGGATGGAGCCCCCTTTCTCCTGCGGAGATTTCCCCAAAGGGGAAAGAGGATCTGAAGTTGGACACGAACTCGAAAAACGAAGATGTCAGTACCAGCCGGTCCCTGAGCGGAGTCGAAGGGCATGGCGAAGTGTATCGAGAACGATTAGGCCGCGTAATGATCAATGAAACCCAGTATTTTGACAACGTCCCAAAGTCGGCATGGGAATTTTACATAGGCGGTTATCAGCCCGCTCAAAAATGGCTTAAGGATCGCAAAGACCGCGAGCTTAAAATGGAAGATATTCAACACTACCGGAAGATCATCAAAGCGCTGGTGGAAACAGAGCGGTTGATGGGGGAGGTTGATGGGGTTTTAAAATTAGATTAACCAGATGAACTTAAACTACAATCCCGATTCTTTTCAAAAAGGCAAACAATTTGAAGATTTTGTCGAAAACGTTCTGTTTCCTGACTCAGAATATTCAATTGAGCATAAAACGAGTGAGTTCAAACAGAACCGCGTCAGGTATGTGGGCGATGCGCAATTGCCTGATTTTAGATTCAAAAGCAAGGTTACCGGTCAAGAGTTTCATGTAGAGGCGAAATTCAGTTCCAGCAGTTGGCAGGGCGAATACACCATCGCAAGCGAGAATCAGGTCAAAATATTCAGCAGGATTGATATTGACAAAACTCCAATTTTTGTAGCGTTGGGCTATGGTGGACAGGCACATGAACCTGATTTTGTAAGCTTGATACCCTTTGAAAAATACCCAGATGGAAAAATTCCTGAAACTGAGGTCATGGAATATCGGGTTGAGAAGTCAACGGTAGCATCATCAGAAATACATGATCGAATTCAATCTTTACAAGTTATCGGTGAGGTAGAAATAGCTCTCGAGAATTCAACATCTACAGAGCCAATTGATCAAGATTCAAAAACAAAGTCATCTCAAGTCGAAGAAACTAAAGCACCAAAATCAAGCAAACGCAATGTTGTAGTCGGTGTTTTGGCGGCGCTAATAGTTATTGTATTTGCAATTTTCATGTTCAATAGTGATTCTGTTTCTGATGAAGAATTGCTTAAAGAACGTATTGAGAATTATTACAAGATTCTTGATGCCAACAAAGTCCATGAGATCCACAACTACGTTTCAGAGGATCTGCATACTTGGTACAGCTACGATGATCCTGATTTTGAAACCGTAATCAGCGATATCCAGCGCTACCGTGAGAAATATCCTTTTACCATTTCAGAAATTGATTGGTCTCAATTCAAGCTTACAGAATTAGAAAACGGGCATTTTAAAGCAGAATATCCACTAGAGTATAAGATCAAATCAAAGATGAAAAGTCCTTATAAGCTGTACAATTTAGAGATTACGACGATTTGGGATGAGGATATGAAGCTGGTAAGTGCGGTGGAGGTGAGGAGGTGAACCTAATATACGCTGTAAGTAAAGAATAATGTGCGGAAGGAATAAAATTTTGATGAGTGATACTATAAATTTTTGAATCATAGATTAATAATACGAAACGACATGGCTGGCACTAACCGCAAAATTTTGACGTACGAGGAATTTAATAAGCATTTCGGATTAGCTGGCGAATATGTAAATACTAGTTTACTCAAGTCAGAAAACATTATAAGGAATCGAATAATTAATCAGCCAGTTATAATCAAACCAGGAACACCAGAAGTTCATTTTGAAAATTGTGAATTCAATTGCAAAGTCAAAATTTGTGAAGGTTCTATTAACGAATTTATTCCAAGTTATCGACAGATGGAACTCATCGTGGAGGAGGAAAAAAGAAAAGAATTGAGTGAATACGACTTCGAAAAATGGAAAACAGATAACGAGCTTAAGGAGGCTATTAGGTCAAAAAAAACAAACACAATTAAACATCAACTTTCCTTCACCAATAATTGCGTATTTAATATGGCGTTCATAGCAAATGATATGATTTTCGAGAAAAAATTTATCGTACATAGTTGCAGACTTAATGAATTCCATTTGAGAAATACGAAATTCCATGGTCTGGCAGATTTTTGGAATTCTACTTTCAATAAGGGCATGACCTTTTATAAAACTGACTTCAATAAAACGGCCGTTTTCAGCATGGCTACGTTTGAAGAAAATGTTCTATTCACATACAGTTTGCTAGCGGGAAAAAGCATCTTTGCTAAAACTGAGTTCAAGGCAGGTCTTGATTTATCCCAAGCAATCATTTCGGGTGAATTGAAGATATTTGATCTGCTATTTAGAAAAGAGGAATTTGACACCAATTATTTCGAGAAGGAAAATAAAAATGGATATCAAAAAGCCATAGATTATCAAGGAATTATCCCAACGGAAAATAAAGTGCATACCTTCCAAATTTTACGCAAGGCTTTAGAAGATGTAGGTAATTATGATGACGCTACAAAGATGCGTCGAGCTGAAAAGTCCGCTGCAAGGCAACTGAATTATGAATCATTAGAGTTGGGTGAGATACCCGTAATGGAGAATCAGGGAGATAACAATTTATTATTAAACTGGGCAACTGAGCCTTTTCGTTCTTTCAGATTGATTAACTGGAAGGAATTACGATCAAACGACGGACTAATTTTATTTCTCAATCGCAGATCAAATAAATACAAGACAAGTTTTTGGACAGGAGTTTGGTTTACGGTTCGAATGGCGTTACTTTTTGCCCTTGTAACATTATTGTCATTAGGGGACTTTTGGGCTCATTTACCGTGGATCGATCGTACTACTCCAGATTATGAAGCAATGCAGAAAGGTGTTAAATTCATCGTTCAATTTTTTAACCCGGCTAGGAGAATAAATTATTTGGATGCTCTTAATCCATGGTTTGGATTAGCATACATATTTGATTTTTTAGGTAGAATAGCTGTAGGCTATGGAATTTACCAAACAGTTCAGGCATTTAGAAAATTTAAGTAGATGATAAAAATTAATCAGCAGTATAACGATTTTGAATTCTCTCTGCGAAAAATTTGGAGTTCTAGTAATTTTGAAAAAATGCTGATCGAGATTGCTCAGATGTTATTTCGTACCCGATCTGATATTAAAGATTGGAAGAAGCCAAATGATAACGATGGATACGGTGTTTATGCTTTCTGGTATAAGGGTGGTGGTAAAATTGATTTTGAAACTTTCAATACGAAATGGTCGGGTTTAGAGAAGTGTAGTTCGTCTAGACCCTACAAGAAATGGTTTGAGACTGTAGCCATGAAAGAGCTTCATCGAGAATTAGGTCTACATATTCAAGGTAATAGCCATCGTTGTTTCTATCTCGGTAAACGAGAAATGATATTTACCAGAATTTCAGATCATATTGATGGTTCATCACAGACTACCTATGGACTTCATCTAAATCGGGATGGAATAGATTTTCGCGATCAACTTTCTGTGGGTTACTGGCGTGTACCGATAGATGTTGACGTCAAATGTAATACCTCTCGGATGGTCAATCAACATTTAATCTCTTACATTGAATCAGAATTGCGCTACTACCTAAGTCCGATGGTAGGTAAACAATAGAATTTTAAAAATTAAAATATGTCATTCCAACCTGAAAAAATCACAAAAGAACACGTTTTAAAAGCCTTTGAAGAGATAGATAGTGGCAAGATCGGTATTAGACCTTCAACTAAATACGATATACTTTATGAAGGGCAGACTTATCCACCAAAGGATGTCATGCGCTTGGCACATGAATATGCTACTGGCGATTATTTGTGGCATCCTGGGGGAGGAGAGCCTACGAATAAATATCTTAGGAACTTAGGTTTTGATGTCTTAAATAAAGATGAGATTTTTGATCCCTACAACTGGACTGAAACCCACCGAGAACTCGCTGAATATT
This genomic interval from Nonlabens spongiae contains the following:
- a CDS encoding pentapeptide repeat-containing protein — translated: MAGTNRKILTYEEFNKHFGLAGEYVNTSLLKSENIIRNRIINQPVIIKPGTPEVHFENCEFNCKVKICEGSINEFIPSYRQMELIVEEEKRKELSEYDFEKWKTDNELKEAIRSKKTNTIKHQLSFTNNCVFNMAFIANDMIFEKKFIVHSCRLNEFHLRNTKFHGLADFWNSTFNKGMTFYKTDFNKTAVFSMATFEENVLFTYSLLAGKSIFAKTEFKAGLDLSQAIISGELKIFDLLFRKEEFDTNYFEKENKNGYQKAIDYQGIIPTENKVHTFQILRKALEDVGNYDDATKMRRAEKSAARQLNYESLELGEIPVMENQGDNNLLLNWATEPFRSFRLINWKELRSNDGLILFLNRRSNKYKTSFWTGVWFTVRMALLFALVTLLSLGDFWAHLPWIDRTTPDYEAMQKGVKFIVQFFNPARRINYLDALNPWFGLAYIFDFLGRIAVGYGIYQTVQAFRKFK
- a CDS encoding type ISP restriction/modification enzyme, with protein sequence MDYIYAVLHSPSYREKYKEFLKTDFPRVPWPASLASVASPQPEHSSRSSSSDAGEREQVQSVFWKLVELGGELRQFHLMKHEDSDKVSVTYPAAGDNVIRNKMTKTSPGWSPLSPAEISPKGKEDLKLDTNSKNEDVSTSRSLSGVEGHGEVYRERLGRVMINETQYFDNVPKSAWEFYIGGYQPAQKWLKDRKDRELKMEDIQHYRKIIKALVETERLMGEVDGVLKLD